The genomic interval ACGCGGGCCGGCTCGTGGGCAAGGTCGCCCGCGAGTACTACCCGGGCGGCGTCGAGATCGGACGGGACGACCTGTCGTACGAGGAGGCGGTCCGCCGCACGACGGCGGCGCTCGCCGATCTCTCGACGCGCGCGATCTACGAAGGCGCGTTCTCGCACGGAGGGATCCGCGCCCGCGTGGACATCCTCGCGCGGGCGAACGGAAGCGGATGGGATCTCGTCGAGGTGAAGTCGAGCACCGGCTTCAAGGGCGAGTACCTCGCCGACGTGGCCGCACAGCTCCATGCCGTCGAGGGGAGCGGGGTACAGGTCGAGCGGGTGCTCCTCCTCCACGTGAACAACCAGTACGTCTGGAACGGAGGCGCCTACGACGTCGCGGCCCTCTTCGCGGCGCACGACCTCTCGGAAGGAGTGCGCGCCGCCCTGCCCAAGCTCCTCGGCAAGGTGGGGGAGATCCGGCAGGCGCTCGGCTCCCCGGAGCCTCCCGCGATCGCGATCGGACCGCACTGCAGGAAACCCTATCCGTGCCCCTTCCACGGCCACTGCCACGAGGCGGTCCCGGAGCACCACGTGAGCAACCTCCCCCGTCTCACCCCCAAGATGTACGGGACGCTGATCGCGGCGCGAATCGAGGACATCCGTGAGATCCCGGACGGGTTCGAGGGGCTGAGCGAGTTCCAGTGGCGGGTGCGGGACGCGGTGCTTCGCGGAGAGCCCTACCGCCATCCGGGGCTCAAGGCCGAGCTGGATGCGATCCGTTTCCCGATCCACTTCCTCGACTTCGAGACCTGCAACCCCGCGCTCCCGATCATTCCCGGCACGCACCCGTTCCAGCAGACGCCGTTCCAGTGGTCGGTGCACGTCCTCCGTGAAGACGGCACGCACGAGCACCACGGATACCTGCATCGCGACCGCACCGACCCTCGCGAGGCGCTCGCGTCCGGGCTCGTGGACGTGCTCGCGGATCGGGGATCGATCGTCGTGTACTCGGGATTCGAGTCCCGCGTGATCCGCTCCCTCGCGGACGCGCTTCCCGAGCTCGAGGACCGGCTCAACCCGCTCCAGGACCGGATGGTCGATCTGCTTCACCTTCTCCACAATTACTACTACCATCCGAACTTCCATGGCTCCTTCTCGATCAAGGACGTGCTCCCGGTGCTGGTCCCGGCGATGAGCTACGACGATCTCTCCATTCGGGAGGGGAGTCAGGCCGCCCTCGCGTTCATCGCGCTCACCGATCCCGAGATCCATCCCGAGGAGCGCGCCATGCTCGAAGAGGCATTGAACGCTTACTGCGCGAGGGACACGATGGCCCTGCTCTGCA from Candidatus Eisenbacteria bacterium carries:
- a CDS encoding DUF2779 domain-containing protein, which codes for AGRLVGKVAREYYPGGVEIGRDDLSYEEAVRRTTAALADLSTRAIYEGAFSHGGIRARVDILARANGSGWDLVEVKSSTGFKGEYLADVAAQLHAVEGSGVQVERVLLLHVNNQYVWNGGAYDVAALFAAHDLSEGVRAALPKLLGKVGEIRQALGSPEPPAIAIGPHCRKPYPCPFHGHCHEAVPEHHVSNLPRLTPKMYGTLIAARIEDIREIPDGFEGLSEFQWRVRDAVLRGEPYRHPGLKAELDAIRFPIHFLDFETCNPALPIIPGTHPFQQTPFQWSVHVLREDGTHEHHGYLHRDRTDPREALASGLVDVLADRGSIVVYSGFESRVIRSLADALPELEDRLNPLQDRMVDLLHLLHNYYYHPNFHGSFSIKDVLPVLVPAMSYDDLSIREGSQAALAFIALTDPEIHPEERAMLEEALNAYCARDTMALLCMYQVLRGMP